The genomic segment CGGTGTCCGCGGCGCCGGTGTAGTGAACGCCGTGCCAGCCGAGCGCGGACGCAGCTTGCGCGTTCTTCAGATTGTCGTCGATGAATACGAGCTCGTTCGGCTGAATGCCCGGCAACTGCTTTTCGATTTCCGCGCGCATCAGAGCGAAAATCCGCGCATCGGGCTTCACCAGTCCGACACGCCCCGAGACAACGACCTCCCGAAACTTGCGCAGCACGTCAAAACGCTCCCACGCGTACGGAAAGGTCTCCGCCGACCAGTTCGTCAGGCCGAAGAGCGGCACGCCCGCTGCCTCCAGCCGCTCGACGAGTGCGACGCCCTCTTCCAGCACGCCCGACACCATCTCCGGCCAGCGCGCATAGAACGCGCGGATCAGCGCTTCGTGACCGGGATGGAGCGCGATCAGTTCGGCGGTGCCTTCCTCGATCGTCTGCCCGCCGTCCTGCTGCACGACCCACTCCATCTTGCAGACGTTGTCGAGAAACCAGCGTCGCTCGGTCTCGTCCGGAATCAGTTGTTTGTAGAGATACTCGCGATTCCAGTCGATCAGCACGCCGCCGAAATCGAACACGACTGCCTTGATGGTCATCTTGCCGCGCTCCGTTGAGTCAAATCGCCTTCGTCCGTTCTTCGAGCCACGCCAGCGCCTTCCCCGACACATGCGGCGACACGCGCGAGCGCACCGTCTCGTGATAGGCGTTGAGCCACGCGCGCTCGTCGTCGCGCAACAGCGACAAGTCGATGCAGCGCGTATCGATCGGGCACAGCGTCAGCGTTTCGAATTCGAGGAAATCGCCGAACTCGGTCTTTTCCGCGGCCTGGTTCATCACGAGATTCTCGATGCGGATGCCCCACTTGCCCGGCCGATAAATGCCCGGCTCGATGGATGTGATCATGCCCTCTTCCATCGCCGTCCACGGTTCGGCGGGCGCGTAGTGCGAGATCACCTGCGGGCCTTCGTGCACGTTCAGGAAGTAGCCGACGCCATGCCCCGTGCCATGCCCGTAGTCCGCGCCCGCTTCCCAGATCGGCGCGCGTGCGATCGAATCGAGCATCGGCGAGCGGATGCCGCGCGGGAAGCGCGCGCGCGAAAGCGCCATCGTGCCCTTCAGCACGACGGTGAAATCGCGCTTGTGCTCGGCGTTGATCTCGCCGATCGGAACGACCCGCGTGATGTCCGTCGTGCCGCTCAGATACTGTCCGCCTGAGTCGATCAGCAGCAGGCCGTTGCCTTCGATCACTGCATGCGACGCCTCGGTCGCGCGGTAATGCGGCATCGCGCCGTTGGCGTTGAAGCCCGCGATCGTGCCGAAGCTCAAGGTGACGAAACCCGGCCGGCGTGCGCGCGCGGCGGTCAGTTTCTCGTCGATGGTCAGTTCCGTGATGCGCTCACGGCCGAGCGCGTCTTCGAACCACGCAAAGAATTCGGCGAGCGCGGCGCCGTCCTGCTCCATAGTGGCGCGGATATGTTGTGCTTCCGCGGCGGTCTTGCGCGACTTGGCAAAGGTCGACGGATTCACCGCCTCGACAATCGTGACCGCCGCGGGCACTTTCTCCAGCAGGCCGTGCGTGATGCGGCGCGGATCGATCAGGAGCGTCGAACCCGCCGCCAATGACGCGAGCGCCTCGGGCGCGGCGGCGTATGGCGCGACGCGCACGTTGTCGCGCGCGAGCGACTCGACGAGCGCAGCCGGAACCTTGCCGTCGGCGACGAAGATCGTCGCGTCATCGAGCCCGATGAG from the Caballeronia sp. NK8 genome contains:
- a CDS encoding aminopeptidase P family protein; this translates as MFARRIESLRGQMALEKLAAVLIPSADPHLSEYLPERWQGRQWLSGFTGSVGTLVVTADFAGVWVDSRYWTQAEAQLAGTGIVLMKMMGGQQTAPHIDWLAQNVPSGTTVAADGAVLGVAAARALSDALTARGIVLRTDLDLLDSVWPARPGLPESPVYEHAAPHASVARADKLEQVRETMRAKGAQWHFVSTLDDLAWIFNLRGGDVSYNPVFVAHALIGLDDATIFVADGKVPAALVESLARDNVRVAPYAAAPEALASLAAGSTLLIDPRRITHGLLEKVPAAVTIVEAVNPSTFAKSRKTAAEAQHIRATMEQDGAALAEFFAWFEDALGRERITELTIDEKLTAARARRPGFVTLSFGTIAGFNANGAMPHYRATEASHAVIEGNGLLLIDSGGQYLSGTTDITRVVPIGEINAEHKRDFTVVLKGTMALSRARFPRGIRSPMLDSIARAPIWEAGADYGHGTGHGVGYFLNVHEGPQVISHYAPAEPWTAMEEGMITSIEPGIYRPGKWGIRIENLVMNQAAEKTEFGDFLEFETLTLCPIDTRCIDLSLLRDDERAWLNAYHETVRSRVSPHVSGKALAWLEERTKAI
- a CDS encoding HAD family hydrolase, translated to MTIKAVVFDFGGVLIDWNREYLYKQLIPDETERRWFLDNVCKMEWVVQQDGGQTIEEGTAELIALHPGHEALIRAFYARWPEMVSGVLEEGVALVERLEAAGVPLFGLTNWSAETFPYAWERFDVLRKFREVVVSGRVGLVKPDARIFALMRAEIEKQLPGIQPNELVFIDDNLKNAQAASALGWHGVHYTGAADTETKLRALDLPF